From one Ignavibacteria bacterium genomic stretch:
- a CDS encoding c-type cytochrome, producing MAEQKKDTLMDHDADGIQEFDNNLPRWWLYGFYLIIGLSVVYMFYYHVYTGPDWNILWYGAKTQEAEYRTELKNAETLRANAPKSEAVVFTLLTDNASLDKGKEIYNSTNSLCMTCHREDLGGAVGPNLTDDNWIHGCSIEEIIASIKSGFPDKGMLPYGSTNKLSNTELQQLASYIISMRGSNPPDPKPIEEGRDKPCSHDKELPS from the coding sequence ATGGCCGAGCAAAAAAAAGATACATTGATGGACCATGATGCCGATGGCATCCAGGAGTTCGACAACAACTTGCCGCGCTGGTGGCTGTACGGTTTTTACCTTATCATAGGACTGAGCGTGGTGTACATGTTTTACTACCATGTTTACACAGGTCCTGACTGGAATATCTTGTGGTATGGTGCAAAGACTCAGGAGGCTGAATACAGGACAGAGCTAAAGAATGCCGAGACTCTGCGCGCGAATGCACCTAAATCCGAAGCGGTCGTGTTTACACTGCTAACCGATAACGCTTCACTTGATAAAGGTAAGGAAATTTACAACAGTACGAATAGTTTGTGCATGACCTGCCACCGCGAAGATCTTGGCGGAGCAGTAGGCCCTAACCTTACCGATGATAATTGGATTCACGGCTGTTCCATTGAAGAAATTATTGCAAGCATTAAATCTGGTTTTCCCGATAAGGGGATGCTTCCGTACGGAAGCACCAATAAACTTAGTAACACAGAGCTGCAGCAACTTGCCAGTTACATCATTTCCATGCGTGGCTCAAATCCACCCGACCCCAAGCCAATTGAAGAAGGTCGCGATAAACCGTGCAGTCACGATAAAGAACTCCCGAGCTGA
- the ccoG gene encoding cytochrome c oxidase accessory protein CcoG encodes MAVIEVEEIDDHERYRAELASISKDGKRKWIYARKPRGRLYRWRTILSWFLLLFLVLAPFVKVNGHQFLLFNIIEREFVFFGIPFWPNDFYLVALMFLTGVVTIVLFTSTLGRLWCGWLCPQTIFMEMVFRKIEWLLDGTPKEQALRDAGAWTVSRVMHRIAKISIFFTISFLISNVFLAYVVGSDTLLQYIVNGPFQHWDLFVGLLFFAFVFFMVFYRFREQACLIVCPYGRYMSALVDDNTMAVSYDFRRGEPRGKFTRDDAAAKRMMTEADFKRPNDQGDCVDCYQCVTVCPTGIDIRNGIQLECVSCTACIDACNEVMDKVGLPRGLIRHTSQSVIENGKGHWFTRRIAAYGIVWLLLIATVVTLFILRADVDVKILRQEGTTWVTTTEGLGNVYRIQIINKSHESIPITVKVLSPSTAVITPVGIPDRVEPQQILKGRFIVSLPTATLAQHGTKIRIAVLSGTSTVYEAETSFITP; translated from the coding sequence ATGGCTGTAATCGAAGTAGAAGAGATCGACGATCACGAACGGTACCGTGCCGAACTCGCAAGTATATCCAAGGACGGAAAACGAAAATGGATCTATGCACGCAAACCACGAGGACGGTTATACCGGTGGCGGACAATTTTAAGCTGGTTTCTGCTGCTCTTCCTGGTGCTGGCACCGTTTGTGAAAGTCAACGGACACCAGTTTTTACTCTTCAACATCATCGAACGAGAGTTTGTTTTCTTTGGCATACCATTCTGGCCGAACGACTTCTATTTGGTAGCTCTGATGTTCCTTACCGGAGTCGTTACGATTGTTTTGTTTACCTCTACCCTTGGCAGACTCTGGTGCGGCTGGCTGTGTCCGCAAACCATTTTTATGGAAATGGTGTTCCGAAAGATTGAATGGCTTCTTGACGGAACCCCTAAGGAACAGGCCTTAAGAGATGCCGGTGCGTGGACGGTATCACGCGTAATGCACCGGATTGCCAAGATATCAATATTCTTTACAATCTCGTTTCTGATATCCAACGTTTTTCTGGCGTACGTTGTTGGAAGTGATACGTTGTTGCAGTACATCGTAAACGGACCCTTTCAACACTGGGATTTGTTTGTTGGCCTGCTGTTCTTTGCATTTGTTTTTTTCATGGTGTTCTACCGATTCAGGGAACAGGCCTGCCTGATTGTTTGTCCGTACGGACGGTACATGAGTGCCCTTGTTGACGACAACACGATGGCTGTAAGTTACGATTTCAGGCGCGGCGAGCCTCGTGGAAAGTTTACTCGTGACGATGCCGCAGCAAAACGAATGATGACTGAAGCCGATTTTAAACGGCCAAACGATCAGGGAGACTGCGTGGACTGTTATCAGTGTGTTACGGTTTGTCCAACCGGTATCGACATTCGTAATGGCATACAACTGGAATGTGTTAGCTGTACTGCCTGTATCGACGCCTGTAATGAGGTTATGGACAAAGTGGGTCTGCCGCGTGGCCTTATTCGTCACACAAGTCAGAGTGTGATTGAAAACGGAAAGGGGCATTGGTTTACCCGCAGGATAGCCGCCTACGGTATTGTGTGGCTGCTGCTGATAGCAACCGTTGTTACGCTTTTTATACTACGAGCTGACGTTGACGTGAAGATTCTACGTCAGGAAGGCACAACATGGGTTACGACAACTGAGGGGCTGGGTAACGTATACCGAATTCAGATTATTAACAAAAGTCATGAAAGCATACCAATCACAGTAAAAGTACTCAGCCCTTCCACTGCCGTGATAACCCCTGTGGGAATACCCGACAGGGTAGAACCACAGCAAATACTGAAAGGCAGGTTTATTGTGAGTTTGCCAACGGCTACTCTCGCGCAGCACGGAACCAAGATCCGGATTGCCGTACTCTCGGGCACCAGCACTGTTTACGAAGCTGAAACATCGTTCATTACTCCATGA